A DNA window from Synchiropus splendidus isolate RoL2022-P1 chromosome 2, RoL_Sspl_1.0, whole genome shotgun sequence contains the following coding sequences:
- the LOC128754887 gene encoding CMRF35-like molecule 1 codes for MEINSLVVLLCFLAGVSDVDAYDLTLTGKEGEDITITCSHSNAYSNTKYFCREACDYEDILITSKGPNTAKYHITDRGNNFYVTIYNLEEKDSGTYWCGIDRVGRDTYNRVDLTVVKKPQEKKENEDKKNAITPEMKITGENNKNVAVKGNVTDAPDVVPEPPPSSETVVYIGRGICCGVLVLVLPLFCLQRRRCLGASSAEKPDRRSTNSPDPAAVIYSDVTVNRAFQPTQEHGRASI; via the exons ATGGAGATCAATTCTCTGGTGGTTCTGCTCTGTTTCCTGGCAG GGGTTTCAGACGTGGACGCGTATGATCTGACACTaacagggaaggagggggaagatATCACAATTACATGTTCTCACTCCAATGCTTACAGCAACACAAAGTATTTCTGCAGAGAAGCATGTGACTACGAAGATATCCTCATAACCAGCAAAGGTCCAAACACAGCCAAGTATCACATAACTGACAGAGGGAATAATTTTTATGTGACCATTTATAACCTGGAGGAGAAAGACTCAGGAACATACTGGTGTGGAATAGACAGAGTTGGCCGGGACACATATAATAGAGTGGACCTCACCGTTGTCAAAA AGCctcaagagaagaaagaaaatgaagacaaaaagaacGCAATTACGCCAGAGATGAAAATAACTGGagagaacaataaaaatgttgcggTGAAGGGGAACGTTACTGATGCGCCAGATGTAGTACCAGAACCACCTCCATCCTCAG AAACTGTGGTGTACATCGGACGCGGTATTTGCTGTggggttctggttctggtccttCCCTTGTTCTGCCTCCAACGAAGGCGATGCCTGGGAGCATCCTCTG cTGAAAAACCAGACCGTCGCTCCACCAACTCTCCAGATCCAGCAGCTGTCATTTACTCTGACGTCACTGTGAACAGAGCCTTCCAGCCAACCCAGGAGCATGGAAGGGCCTCCATCTGA
- the LOC128754704 gene encoding CMRF35-like molecule 5, translating to MYSEMPLMILACFLAVGSDVANGLRLTGKEGEDITITCSHSNAYGNTKYFCRGECDYKDILITSEGPNTAKYHITDRGNDFDVTIYNLEVKDSGLYWCGIDRVGVDTYTRVDLTVEKAPEVTDTSGQSKDSTRPSDTVVYIGAGLGICFTILVLVLLLLFLLRRRRSADPDEKPDGRSANSPDPGVIYSDVTLNRTRSPGPMPTIVPPSEAVTYSTIRGAHADSV from the exons ATGTATTCCGAGATGCCTCTGATGATTCTGGCCTGTTTTCTGGCAG TGGGGTCAGACGTGGCGAATGGTCTGAGACTaacagggaaggagggggaagatATCACAATTACATGTTCTCACTCAAATGCTTACGGCAACACAAAGTATTTCTGCAGAGGAGAATGTGACTACAAAGATATCCTCATAACCAGCGAAGGTCCAAACACAGCCAAGTATCACATAACTGACAGAGGGAATGATTTCGATGTGACCATTTATAACCTGGAGGTGAAAGACTCAGGATTGTACTGGTGTGGAATAGACAGAGTTGGCGTGGACACGTATACTAGAGTTGACCTCACCGTTGAAAAAG CTCCAGAGGTCACTGACACGTCAGGTCAAAGTAAAGACTCAACTCGACCCTCAG ACACTGTGGTGTACATCGGAGCAGGACTCGGGATTTGCTTCACGATTCTGGTTTTGGTCCTCCTTTTGCTCTTCCTCCTACGAAGAAGACGCTCTG CCGACCCAGATGAGAAACCAGACGGTCGCTCGGCCAACTCCCCAGATCCAGGAGTCATTTACTCTGACGTCACTTTGAACAGAACAAGGTCACCTGGACCTATGCCCACCATTGTGCCACCATCTGAAGCGGTCACCTATTCTACCATCAGAGGCGCTCACGCTGACTCAGTCTGA
- the LOC128754605 gene encoding CMRF35-like molecule 1 — MEINSLMVLLCFLAGVSDVDAYHLRRTGKEGEDITITCSHSYAYSNTKYFCRGACEYKDVLITSKGPNTAKYHITDRGDDFDVTIYNLVVNDSGTYWCGVERLLKDTYNKVHLTVVEKPRKEKKEPDEKKNSSATMKNETVATRNETVNENSETVEVKNKTEEERNVTDTTVEITKPPPSSVTEQHVGAGLGICFGVLVLVLFFCLQRRRYFGGTPDEKPDRRSTDSPDPAAVIYSDVTVNRAFQVPADAALYCNMPSSQPRSMEGPPSEEVTYSAIRGAHADPV, encoded by the exons ATGGAGATCAATTCTCTGAtggttctgctctgttttctggCAG GGGTTTCAGACGTGGACGCGTATCATCTGAGACGaacagggaaggagggggaagatATCACAATTACATGTTCTCACTCCTATGCTTACAGCAACACAAAGTATTTCTGCAGAGGAGCATGTGAATACAAAGATGTCCTCATAACCAGCAAAGGTCCAAACACAGCCAAGTATCACATAACTGACAGAGGGGATGATTTTGATGTGACCATTTATAACCTGGTGGTGAACGACTCAGGAACATACTGGTGTGGAGTAGAGAGACTTCTTAAGGACACATATAATAAAGTTCACCTCACCGTTGTTGAAA agccaaggaaggagaagaaagaaccaGATGAGAAGAAGAATAGCAGTGCAACCATGAAGAATGAAACTGTTGCGACGAGGAATGAGACTGTAAATGAGAACAGTGAAACTGTTGAGGTGAAGAacaaaactgaggaggagaggaacgtTACTGACACAACAGTTGAAATAACAAAACCACCTCCATCCTCAG taaCTGAGCAGCATGTTGGAGCAGGACTTGGGATTTGCTTTGGGGTTCTGGTGTTGGTCCTTTTCTTCTGCCTCCAACGAAGGAGATACTTTGGAGGAACACCTG ATGAAAAACCAGACCGTCGCTCCACCGACTCTCCAGATCCAGCAGCTGTCATTTACTCTGACGTCACTGTGAACAGAGCCTTCCAGGTTCCTGCAGACGCCGCGCTCTACTGCAACATGCCCTCCAGCCAACCCAGGAGCATGGAAGGGCCTCCATCTGAGGAGGTCACCTATTctgccatcagaggagctcATGCTGATCCAGTCTGA
- the LOC128754672 gene encoding uncharacterized protein LOC128754672 has protein sequence MEMPLMVLLCFLAGVSDVDAYDLSRTGKEGEDITITCSHSYAYSNTKYFCRGECDYKDALITSEGPNTAKYHITDRGNDFDVTIYNLEVNDSGSYRCGIDRVFKDTYNKVHLTVVEKPREEKKEPDEKKNSSATMKNETAAKRNLTTDDNSETVEVKNKTEEERNVTDAPEDTRELSTSSETVVYIGAGLGICLGVLVLVLLLFCLQRRRYLGASSAEKPDRRSTNSPEQETVIYSLVTADRAFQVPADAALYCNMPSSQPRSMEVPPSEEVTYSAIRGAHADPV, from the exons ATGGAGATGCCTCTGATggttctgctttgttttctggCAG GGGTTTCAGACGTGGACGCGTATGATCTGAGTCGaacagggaaggagggggaagatATCACAATTACATGTTCTCACTCCTATGCTTACAGCAACACAAAGTATTTCTGCAGAGGAGAATGTGACTACAAAGATGCCCTCATAACCAGCGAAGGTCCAAACACAGCCAAGTATCACATAACTGACAGAGGGAATGATTTTGATGTGACCATTTATAACCTGGAGGTGAACGACTCAGGATCATACAGGTGTGGAATAGACAGAGTTTTTAAGGACACATATAATAAAGTTCACCTCACCGTTGTTGAAA agccaagggaggagaagaaagaaccaGATGAGAAGAAGAATAGCAGTGCAACCATGAAGAATGAAACTGCAGCGAAGAGGAACCTAACTACAGACGACAACAGTGAAACTGTTGAGGTGAAGAacaaaactgaggaggagaggaacgtCACTGACGCGCCAGAGGATACTAGAGAACTATCTACATCCTCAG AAACTGTGGTGTACATTGGAGCAGGACTGGGGATTTGCCTTGGGGTTCTGGTTTTGGTCCTTCTCTTGTTCTGCCTCCAACGAAGGAGATATTTGGGAGCATCCTCTg CTGAAAAACCAGACCGTCGCTCCACCAACTCTCCAGAACAAGAAACGGTCATTTACTCTCTGGTCACTGCGGACAGAGCCTTCCAGGTTCCTGCAGACGCCGCGCTCTACTGCAACATGCCCTCCAGCCAACCCAGGAGCATGGAAGTGCCTCCATCTGAGGAGGTCACCTATTctgccatcagaggagctcATGCTGATCCAGTCTGA
- the LOC128754683 gene encoding CMRF35-like molecule 5: MEINSLMVLLCFLAGVSDVDTYHLRLTGKEGEDITITCSHSNSYSNTKFFCRKDCSLKGSLMTSEGPNTAKYRIIDRGNDFDVTIYNLEVNDSGLYWCGIDRVGPNTYTRVDLTVVEKPREEKKEPDEKKNSSATMKNETAAKRNRTTDDNSETVEVKNKTEEERSVTDTAIEITEPPPSSVTGLYVGAGLGICFGLVELVLLWFCLHRR, translated from the exons ATGGAGATCAATTCTCTGAtggttctgctctgttttctggCAG GGGTTTCAGACGTGGACACGTATCATCTGAGACTaacagggaaggagggggaagatATCACAATTACATGTTCTCACTCAAATTCTTACAGCAACACAAAGTTTTTTTGCAGAAAAGATTGTTCCCTCAAAGGTTCTCTAATGACCAGCGAAGGTCCAAACACAGCCAAGTATCGCATAATTGATAGAGGGAATGATTTTGATGTGACCATTTATAACCTGGAGGTGAACGACTCAGGATTGTACTGGTGTGGAATAGACAGAGTTGGTCCAAACACATATACTAGAGTTGACCTCACCGTTGTTGAAA agccaagggaggagaagaaagaaccaGACGAGAAGAAGAATAGCAGTGCAACCATGAAGAATGAAACTGCAGCGAAGAGGAACAGAACTACAGACGACAACAGTGAAACTGTTGAGGTGAAGAacaaaactgaggaggagaggagcgttACTGACACAGCAATTGAAATAACAGAACCACCTCCATCCTCAG taaCTGGTCTGTATGTTGGAGCAGGACTCGGGATTTGCTTTGGGCTTGTGGAATTGGTCCTTCTTTGGTTCTGCCTCCACAGAAGGTGA
- the LOC128754412 gene encoding CMRF35-like molecule 5 produces MEINSLVVLLCFLAGVSDVDTYDLTLTVKEGDNITITCSHSNAYSNTKYFCREACDYEDILITSKGPNTAKYRIIDRGNDFDVTIYNLEEKDSGLYWCGIDRVGRDTYNRVDLTVKKPQEKKENEDKKNAITPETKITGENNKTVEVKGNVTDAPDVVPEPPPSSETVVYIGLGICCGVLVLVLLLFCLQRRRCLGASSAEKPERRSTNSPDPAAVIYSDVTVNRAFQVPADAALYCNMPSSQPRSMEVPPSKEVTYSAIRGAHADPV; encoded by the exons ATGGAGATCAATTCTCTGGTGGTTCTGCTCTGTTTCCTGGCAG GGGTTTCAGACGTGGACACGTATGATCTGACACTAACAGTGAAGGAGGGGGATAATATCACAATTACATGTTCTCACTCAAATGCTTACAGCAACACAAAGTATTTCTGCAGAGAAGCATGTGACTACGAAGATATCCTCATAACCAGCAAAGGTCCAAACACAGCCAAGTATCGCATAATTGATAGAGGCAATGATTTTGATGTGACCATTTATAACCTGGAGGAGAAAGACTCAGGATTGTACTGGTGTGGAATAGACAGAGTTGGCCGGGACACATATAATAGAGTGGACCTCACCGTTAAAA AGCctcaagagaagaaagaaaatgaagacaaaaagaacGCAATTACGCCAGAGACGAAAATAACTGGAGAGAACAATAAAACTGTTGAGGTGAAGGGGAACGTTACTGATGCGCCAGATGTAGTACCAGAACCACCTCCATCCTCAG AAACTGTGGTGTACATCGGACTCGGTATTTGCTGTggggttctggttctggtccttCTCTTGTTCTGCCTCCAACGAAGGCGATGCCTGGGAGCATCCTCTG CTGAAAAACCAGAGCGTCGCTCCACCAACTCTCCAGATCCAGCAGCTGTCATTTACTCTGACGTCACTGTGAACAGAGCCTTCCAGGTTCCTGCAGACGCCGCGCTCTACTGCAACATGCCCTCCAGCCAACCCAGGAGCATGGAAGTGCCTCCATCTAAGGAGGTCACCTATTctgccatcagaggagctcATGCTGATCCAGTCTGA